The Quercus robur chromosome 7, dhQueRobu3.1, whole genome shotgun sequence genome has a segment encoding these proteins:
- the LOC126691275 gene encoding uncharacterized protein LOC126691275, translated as MFHPFDAEDILQVSLSRQVVQDVVVWSGSKKGNYTVKSGYYVAKQLQMEESNFGESSRQRMNGALWSHIWQANVWQPSLGNCFKLNFDGACFNEGAALGYGAVIRNEKGEVMAALAKKGGAISDSEEVEVLTCHKALEFAIDAGFMEIILEGDSALVMQMVSQAQPNLSWLGLINEDIWCLAVGFRSILINCVRHTINGVAHALARFARLIDDDIV; from the exons ATGTTTCATCCATTTGATGCAGAAGATATTCTCCAAGTTTCTTTGAGCAGGCAGGTGGTGCAAGATGTGGTGGTGTGGTCTGGTTCAAAGAAGGGAAATTATACAGTGAAGTCCGGGTATTATGTGGCAAAGCAGCTACAAATGGAAGAGAGCAACTTTGGGGAGTCATCAAGGCAAAGAATGAATGGGGCACTCTGGTCACATATCTGGCAAGCCAAT GTATGGCAGCCTTCGCTAGGTAATTGCTTCAAACTGAATTTTGATGGTGCTTGCTTTAATGAGGGAGCTGCTTTAGGCTATGGGGCTGTGATTAGAAATGAAAAGGGCGAAGTAATGGCTGCTCTGGCTAAGAAGGGCGGTGCTATAAGTGATAGTGAAGAGGTGGAAGTGCTTACATGTCATAAAGCTCTTGAGTTTGCAATAGACGCTGGCTTCatggaaattattttggaaggTGATAGTGCATTGGTGATGCAAATGGTTTCCCAGGCTCAACCAAATCTTTCATGGCTTGGATTAATTAATGAGGATATTTGGTGCTTGGCTGTAGGCTTTAGATCCATTTTGATTAATTGTGTTAGGCACACTATTAATGGTGTCGCTCATGCTTTGGCTAGATTCGCTAGATTAATTGATGATGATATTGTTTGA